One stretch of Bradyrhizobium canariense DNA includes these proteins:
- a CDS encoding arsenic transporter gives MISETDAATWGIAALATFGVIARPWHLPEFIWAVTGAVLLVLLNLLPWPDALAAAGKGTDVYFFLIGMMLLAEVARQEGLFDWLAAQAVRHSRGSAKRLFLIVYVVGTIVTVLLSNDATAVVLTPAVYAATRAAKVEPLPYLFVCAFIANAASFVLPISNPANLVVFGKQMPPLLIWLRIFALPSLAAIVATYLALRLALRRSLNAPVAEVADIVPLTLAGKLAAFGILLTACVLLVASAMDRDLGLPTFIAGAAVTVIILAIGRQSPLPVLKDISWSVLPLVAGLFILVEGLNRTGVLPALARVLKQASAVAPQATSWVAGVVVAFGSNLLNNLPMGLIAATTSQAAQVPAHVTGAILIGVDLGPNLSVTGSLATILWLIVLRREGEHVGAAQFLRLGLIVMPPALLLSLLALSVVSR, from the coding sequence ATGATATCAGAGACCGACGCCGCGACCTGGGGGATTGCAGCGCTCGCGACCTTTGGCGTGATCGCGCGGCCCTGGCATTTGCCGGAATTCATCTGGGCGGTCACCGGCGCGGTATTGCTGGTGTTGCTCAACCTGCTGCCGTGGCCGGACGCGCTTGCGGCCGCGGGCAAGGGCACGGATGTTTATTTCTTTCTGATCGGCATGATGCTGCTGGCCGAAGTGGCGCGCCAGGAAGGACTGTTCGACTGGCTTGCCGCGCAGGCGGTGCGGCATTCGCGGGGTTCGGCGAAGCGGCTGTTTTTGATTGTCTATGTCGTCGGCACCATCGTCACCGTTCTGCTGTCGAACGACGCCACCGCGGTGGTTCTGACGCCGGCGGTCTATGCCGCGACGCGCGCCGCCAAGGTCGAGCCATTGCCGTATCTGTTCGTTTGCGCGTTCATCGCCAATGCCGCAAGTTTCGTGCTGCCGATCTCCAATCCCGCCAATCTTGTCGTGTTCGGCAAACAGATGCCGCCGTTGCTGATATGGCTGCGCATCTTTGCACTGCCGTCCCTGGCTGCGATCGTCGCGACCTATCTGGCGCTGCGGCTGGCGCTACGCCGCTCGCTCAATGCACCGGTCGCGGAGGTCGCCGATATTGTCCCGCTCACGCTTGCCGGCAAGCTCGCAGCGTTTGGCATCCTGCTGACGGCCTGCGTGCTGCTCGTGGCCTCGGCGATGGATCGGGATCTCGGATTGCCGACCTTCATCGCCGGTGCGGCCGTGACGGTGATCATTCTGGCGATCGGACGACAGTCGCCGCTCCCGGTGTTGAAGGACATTTCGTGGTCGGTGCTGCCGCTGGTGGCGGGCTTGTTCATCCTGGTCGAAGGCTTGAACCGGACCGGCGTGCTGCCGGCGCTGGCGCGCGTTCTCAAGCAAGCCTCAGCCGTCGCGCCACAAGCTACGTCATGGGTCGCCGGGGTCGTGGTCGCCTTTGGGTCCAATCTCCTCAACAACCTGCCGATGGGCCTGATCGCTGCGACCACCAGTCAGGCCGCACAGGTTCCGGCGCATGTCACAGGCGCCATCCTGATCGGCGTCGATCTCGGCCCGAACCTGTCCGTGACGGGATCGCTGGCCACCATTCTCTGGCTGATCGTGCTGCGGCGCGAGGGCGAGCATGTCGGCGCCGCGCAATTTCTCAGGCTGGGCCTGATCGTGATGCCACCGGCGTTATTGCTTTCGCTGCTGGCGCTTTCCGTGGTGTCGCGCTGA
- a CDS encoding helix-turn-helix domain-containing protein: MKRDDADAGSGSQRPKRITPAEDDAAEGMAGICQVVGVSPLLRQLLIEAVDLPSEYDPADRDGKIMSLLIDEIHAAPVLPLSLPLPNDARLAARCQRFLDRPTAPDTVDLWCGELALSRRTFTRLFKHETGLTFSAWQRRACLLWALPRLLAGERVTTIAFDLGYSSPAAFTAMFKQLIGETPDFYRRSSAGR, translated from the coding sequence ATGAAGCGCGATGATGCTGACGCAGGTTCCGGCAGCCAGCGCCCAAAGCGGATTACGCCTGCTGAAGACGACGCCGCCGAGGGCATGGCTGGGATTTGCCAGGTCGTCGGCGTATCGCCGCTGCTGCGCCAGTTGCTGATCGAGGCGGTCGACCTGCCGTCGGAATATGATCCCGCCGATCGCGACGGAAAAATCATGTCGCTGTTGATCGACGAGATTCACGCAGCACCCGTTCTGCCGCTCAGTCTTCCGCTTCCGAACGATGCGAGGCTTGCTGCGCGTTGCCAGCGATTTCTCGATCGGCCAACCGCACCGGATACAGTCGATCTCTGGTGCGGTGAGCTGGCGCTGAGCCGCCGCACATTCACGCGGCTGTTCAAGCACGAAACCGGCTTGACGTTCTCGGCTTGGCAGCGCCGCGCCTGTTTGTTGTGGGCGTTGCCGCGCCTGCTGGCCGGAGAACGGGTGACGACCATTGCGTTCGATCTCGGCTATTCCAGCCCGGCCGCCTTTACCGCGATGTTCAAGCAGCTCATTGGCGAAACGCCCGACTTCTATCGCAGGAGCTCTGCGGGCCGGTGA
- a CDS encoding AsmA family protein, which produces MQTTLLGLAIALIIALIAALVGPYFIDWNQFRPQFEAEASRVIGAPVHVGGALDARLLPAPSLRLRSVVVGGANDLGKVRADKLDVEFSLGELMRGEWRATELTINGMALDLGLDPQGRIDWPASSGTFNLGSLAIDRLNLTGRVALHDAASRSTLELNDIAFSGDVRSLAGSVRGDGNFTLGGERYPFRVSSGPTPDGNGTRVHLNVDPGARAVAADLEGVLGFDARAPRFDGAVTLATPTGSKSDAKTGVEPSQIPWRISAKLKADPTGATLEQIEASYGAEERALKLLGIGDIRFGAQPLLHAVLSARQLDADRFVTKDNDKTAEPIRLLAGLRALVAEIPQVPIPTQIEFSAEQIMLGGRPLQNIAGELHAEARNASGTDSKADLKSWTVDRLNFRAPGATLVSLSSSPGSANALNGSSGTFREALDVQSSDPDALVAWLQGRSDNSFRTQKPLHLRGDISVAADHIAIDAMKAEIDGGTVEGRAAFSSQSAGGGSRFNAELKADRLDLDAATAFARSLAGPQGEWPDEATISLDIGRAISAGQELHPLMAKFGYGPKSISLDQLQIGDPSNVMLEGTGSFDRANVTGKLTLSSTAASMSQITAAIKPLAPALASRLDAMGNAGPAHLKLALDLDKDTGHADRASARAVLDLSAPQLAGTVTITAKPAVAALRAMELDKIEQSEFGIESKLSSPQGASLLALLGLDHVIAAGDGAVQFQGSVTGAWHAPLRLKAKLNGNALAAEAQGTAESWTQDAKASVNLSVYRVNLTPLFDLKPSDTLVQNVSLSSRVSLAGSKLTFDDLDGALAGSRLRGHVAVTLGDEKNVEGEVGLDTLDLAPAFGLAIGSEGRDAADPLGAGLLKGWHGHIAFQALRGALPGGGELRPVSGTIKSDGQSLTFDAIKGKIGGGDATANIDARPGANGIALSARIQLNGVDGAALHYRGLAMPAGRASLQAALATQGRSASALMSAMSGNGTVTLDSATIAGLDPRVFDVAVRASDGGQVTDDSRLRQIVDPVLSSGMLSVRSAQFPFTIRDGRLRVEATTLDTQGARAVISGGYDIPADQADIRATLAPTAASFATGRPEIQLFAAGTPDKLDRTVDVSALSSWLAVRTIDRETRRLDAIERGEAPPALPASVPPALALPPAANPQDQSPSEVQTPGRDQHRIPLKPRVSAPHPPLAAPNPTPPVVSQQVAPLPPPIEIRPAPGAARPPKPRPPLTLTPPVAVPQ; this is translated from the coding sequence GTGCAGACGACGCTGCTCGGATTGGCGATTGCTTTAATCATCGCGCTGATAGCCGCGCTGGTCGGGCCGTACTTCATCGACTGGAATCAGTTCCGGCCGCAGTTCGAGGCTGAGGCCTCGCGGGTAATCGGCGCGCCGGTGCATGTCGGCGGCGCGCTGGATGCGCGTCTGCTGCCGGCGCCATCGCTGCGGTTGCGCTCGGTGGTGGTCGGCGGCGCCAATGATCTCGGCAAGGTTCGCGCCGACAAGCTCGACGTGGAGTTCAGCCTGGGTGAGCTGATGCGTGGCGAATGGCGCGCCACCGAACTGACGATCAACGGCATGGCGCTCGATCTCGGGCTCGATCCGCAAGGGCGGATCGATTGGCCGGCCTCGAGCGGAACGTTCAATCTGGGATCGCTGGCGATCGACCGGTTGAACCTGACCGGCCGCGTCGCGCTGCACGATGCCGCCAGCCGCAGCACACTCGAGTTGAACGATATTGCGTTTAGCGGCGACGTGCGCTCGCTGGCCGGTTCGGTGCGCGGCGACGGCAATTTCACGCTTGGCGGCGAGCGCTATCCCTTTCGCGTGTCGTCCGGTCCGACGCCTGACGGCAACGGCACCCGCGTTCACCTCAATGTCGATCCCGGCGCGCGTGCTGTGGCTGCCGATCTCGAGGGCGTGCTGGGTTTCGACGCACGCGCCCCACGCTTCGACGGGGCGGTGACGCTGGCCACGCCGACCGGCTCGAAGTCCGATGCGAAAACCGGCGTTGAGCCGTCGCAGATCCCCTGGCGGATATCGGCCAAGCTCAAGGCCGACCCGACCGGGGCGACGCTCGAGCAGATTGAGGCCAGCTACGGCGCCGAAGAACGCGCGCTGAAACTCCTGGGTATCGGGGACATTCGCTTCGGCGCACAGCCATTGCTTCATGCCGTGCTCTCGGCGCGGCAGCTCGACGCCGACAGGTTCGTCACAAAGGACAATGACAAAACCGCCGAGCCGATTCGGTTGCTGGCGGGGCTGCGTGCGCTGGTTGCCGAGATTCCGCAAGTGCCGATTCCGACGCAGATCGAGTTCAGCGCCGAGCAGATCATGCTGGGCGGGCGTCCATTGCAGAATATCGCCGGCGAACTGCATGCCGAGGCCAGGAACGCTTCGGGGACTGATTCGAAGGCTGACCTGAAATCCTGGACCGTCGACCGGCTGAATTTCCGCGCACCGGGCGCCACCCTGGTTTCGCTAAGTTCTTCTCCGGGCAGCGCCAACGCGCTAAATGGTTCGTCCGGCACCTTCAGGGAAGCGCTTGACGTACAGTCATCCGATCCGGATGCGCTGGTCGCCTGGCTGCAGGGGCGAAGCGATAACAGCTTTCGCACCCAGAAGCCGCTGCATCTGCGCGGCGATATCAGCGTGGCGGCCGACCACATCGCCATCGATGCCATGAAAGCCGAGATCGACGGCGGCACCGTCGAAGGACGGGCTGCATTCTCCAGCCAATCGGCAGGCGGCGGCTCCCGGTTCAATGCAGAGCTGAAGGCGGATCGCCTCGACCTCGACGCCGCAACCGCGTTTGCGCGTTCGCTGGCTGGCCCGCAAGGCGAGTGGCCCGACGAGGCGACGATATCGCTGGACATCGGCCGCGCCATATCGGCCGGACAGGAATTGCATCCGCTGATGGCGAAGTTCGGCTACGGCCCGAAGTCGATCTCGCTCGACCAATTGCAGATCGGCGACCCCAGCAATGTGATGCTGGAAGGCACGGGAAGTTTCGACCGCGCCAATGTCACGGGCAAGCTCACCCTGAGTTCAACCGCCGCATCGATGAGCCAGATCACGGCCGCGATCAAGCCGCTCGCGCCCGCGCTGGCGTCGCGGCTCGATGCGATGGGAAATGCCGGGCCGGCGCATCTGAAGCTGGCGCTTGATCTCGACAAGGACACAGGCCACGCCGATCGCGCCAGCGCGCGCGCCGTTCTCGATCTCTCGGCGCCACAGCTTGCGGGCACCGTCACCATCACCGCAAAGCCCGCTGTCGCGGCCTTGCGCGCGATGGAGCTCGACAAGATCGAACAGAGCGAGTTCGGCATCGAATCGAAATTGTCGTCACCGCAGGGCGCCTCGCTGCTGGCGTTGCTGGGGCTCGATCACGTGATCGCCGCGGGCGATGGCGCCGTGCAATTTCAGGGCTCGGTGACAGGCGCCTGGCATGCGCCATTGCGGCTGAAGGCCAAGTTGAACGGAAACGCATTGGCGGCCGAAGCCCAGGGGACGGCTGAATCCTGGACGCAGGACGCCAAGGCCAGCGTCAATCTGTCGGTCTACCGCGTCAATCTCACGCCACTGTTCGACCTCAAGCCGTCGGATACGCTGGTGCAAAATGTCAGCCTGTCTTCGCGGGTTTCGCTCGCGGGCAGCAAATTGACCTTCGATGATCTCGACGGTGCACTCGCCGGCTCGCGGCTGCGCGGCCACGTGGCCGTGACCCTCGGCGACGAAAAGAACGTGGAAGGCGAGGTTGGCCTCGACACGCTCGATCTGGCGCCGGCCTTCGGGCTCGCGATCGGCAGCGAGGGGCGCGATGCGGCCGATCCGCTCGGCGCCGGATTGCTGAAGGGGTGGCACGGTCATATCGCATTTCAGGCGCTGCGCGGCGCGCTGCCCGGTGGTGGCGAACTGCGTCCGGTCAGCGGCACGATCAAGAGCGACGGCCAGTCGCTGACATTCGATGCCATCAAAGGCAAGATAGGTGGCGGGGACGCGACCGCCAATATCGACGCAAGGCCCGGCGCGAATGGAATTGCACTGAGCGCGCGCATTCAGCTCAACGGTGTCGACGGCGCAGCGTTGCATTACCGGGGATTGGCGATGCCCGCGGGCCGCGCCTCGCTGCAGGCGGCCCTGGCCACCCAGGGACGCAGCGCCTCGGCGCTGATGAGCGCCATGTCCGGCAACGGCACCGTGACGCTGGACTCCGCCACGATCGCCGGGCTCGATCCGCGCGTGTTCGATGTGGCCGTCCGCGCCAGCGACGGCGGCCAGGTGACCGACGACAGCAGGCTGCGGCAGATTGTCGATCCTGTGTTATCGAGCGGCATGTTGTCGGTCAGGTCGGCGCAGTTTCCGTTCACGATCCGGGACGGCCGGCTTCGCGTCGAAGCGACCACGCTCGATACCCAGGGCGCGCGCGCCGTCATTTCCGGTGGCTACGACATTCCGGCCGATCAAGCCGACATTCGCGCCACCCTGGCGCCGACGGCGGCGAGCTTCGCCACCGGCCGTCCGGAAATTCAGCTATTCGCCGCCGGCACGCCCGACAAACTCGATCGCACCGTCGACGTGTCGGCGCTGTCGTCATGGCTGGCGGTACGCACCATCGATCGCGAAACCCGGCGGCTGGATGCGATCGAACGCGGCGAAGCGCCGCCGGCATTGCCGGCCTCGGTTCCGCCGGCATTGGCGCTGCCTCCGGCCGCAAATCCGCAAGACCAATCGCCTTCCGAGGTGCAGACGCCCGGTCGCGATCAGCATCGCATTCCGTTGAAGCCGAGGGTCAGCGCGCCGCATCCGCCACTGGCGGCGCCCAATCCCACGCCACCTGTCGTCAGTCAGCAGGTGGCGCCGCTGCCGCCGCCGATCGAGATCAGGCCGGCTCCCGGCGCCGCGCGGCCACCGAAGCCACGGCCGCCGCTTACGCTGACGCCACCGGTTGCCGTTCCGCAGTGA
- a CDS encoding cytochrome P450 has product MNGQVQTAATEPLFNPLSPDFIRDPYPHYERLRTTDPIHRSAQGSFVASRHADASLVLRDKRFGKDYVDRTIRRYGPKIMEEPVFRSMSHWMLQQDPPDHTRLRGLVVKAFTARRVEDMRPRIQQVVDQTLDAVVGQGHMDLIEDFAFRLPVTIICDMLGIPEDHREVFYKSSRDGGRLLDPVTLTPAEIQHGNAGNAMAQMYFQQLFELRRRSPGDDLTTQLVQAEEDGSKLSNEELTANIILLFGAGHETTVNLIGNGLLALHRNPDQLALLKSNPALITNAIEEFLRYDSSVQMTGRVALEDVEIGGKTIPKGESMLCLLGSANRDPAVYPDRPDRLDVTRPNVRPLSFGGGIHFCLGAQLARIEAEIAISTLLRRLPELRLDNAENPEWRPTFVLRGLKVLPASW; this is encoded by the coding sequence ATGAACGGACAGGTTCAGACCGCAGCGACCGAGCCGCTTTTCAATCCGCTGTCGCCGGATTTCATTCGCGATCCCTATCCCCATTACGAACGGCTGCGCACCACCGATCCCATTCACCGTAGCGCGCAGGGCTCGTTTGTCGCGAGCCGGCACGCGGATGCCAGTCTTGTTCTGCGCGACAAGCGCTTCGGCAAGGATTACGTCGATCGAACCATCCGCCGCTACGGCCCGAAGATCATGGAAGAGCCGGTGTTTCGCAGCATGAGCCACTGGATGCTGCAACAGGATCCACCCGATCATACGCGGCTGCGCGGCCTGGTCGTAAAGGCGTTCACGGCGCGGCGGGTCGAGGACATGCGTCCGCGCATTCAGCAGGTTGTCGATCAAACGCTGGATGCCGTCGTCGGCCAGGGCCACATGGACCTGATCGAGGATTTTGCATTCCGCCTGCCGGTGACGATCATCTGCGACATGCTCGGAATTCCCGAGGACCATCGCGAGGTCTTCTACAAGAGTTCGCGCGACGGCGGCCGTCTGCTTGATCCGGTGACGCTGACGCCGGCCGAAATCCAGCATGGCAATGCCGGCAATGCGATGGCCCAGATGTATTTCCAGCAATTGTTCGAATTGCGCCGTCGCAGCCCGGGCGACGATCTGACCACTCAGCTGGTTCAGGCCGAGGAAGACGGCAGCAAGCTCTCCAACGAGGAATTGACCGCCAATATCATCCTGCTGTTTGGTGCCGGGCACGAAACCACCGTCAATCTGATCGGAAACGGCCTGTTGGCGCTGCATCGCAATCCCGACCAGCTCGCGCTGCTCAAGTCCAATCCCGCCCTGATCACCAACGCGATCGAGGAATTCCTGCGCTACGACTCCTCGGTCCAGATGACCGGCCGGGTGGCGCTGGAGGATGTCGAGATCGGCGGCAAGACCATCCCGAAGGGCGAAAGCATGCTGTGCCTGCTGGGTTCGGCCAATCGCGATCCAGCGGTTTATCCCGACCGGCCGGATCGCCTCGATGTCACCCGCCCCAATGTGCGGCCGCTATCCTTTGGCGGCGGCATCCATTTCTGTCTCGGTGCCCAGCTTGCGCGCATCGAGGCCGAAATCGCCATTTCGACGCTGCTGCGCCGCCTGCCGGAGTTGCGGCTGGACAATGCCGAGAATCCGGAATGGCGGCCGACCTTCGTGCTGCGCGGCCTGAAAGTGCTGCCCGCGAGCTGGTGA
- a CDS encoding TetR/AcrR family transcriptional regulator, giving the protein MSRVRTRPTRDDTCEKLFEAAARVFEEQGIGGASIEAIAAAAGFTRGAFYSNFKSKDELIIAMLEDHVEQSIRRNLDLLARHKNIEDFIEALKTMDRSRQDPLGRSPLLHMEMILYVARAEKRRPDLAKRLRARRKLITDIVETTSKNSGRNRSLNPTWTGAILLALEDGFRLHRLIDPETTPADSFLRAIGDLQRAIGVSSGASSA; this is encoded by the coding sequence ATGTCAAGAGTTCGAACCAGACCGACCCGGGACGACACCTGCGAAAAGCTGTTCGAGGCGGCGGCGCGCGTGTTCGAGGAACAGGGCATCGGGGGCGCCAGCATCGAGGCCATCGCGGCCGCGGCCGGCTTCACGCGCGGGGCGTTCTATTCGAATTTCAAGAGCAAGGACGAGTTGATCATCGCGATGCTCGAGGATCATGTCGAGCAATCCATTCGGCGCAATCTCGATCTGCTTGCCAGACACAAGAACATCGAGGATTTTATCGAGGCGCTGAAGACCATGGACCGCAGCCGGCAGGATCCGCTCGGCCGTTCCCCGCTTTTGCACATGGAGATGATCCTGTATGTGGCGCGCGCCGAAAAGCGCAGACCCGACCTCGCCAAGCGGCTGCGGGCCAGGCGCAAACTGATCACCGATATCGTCGAGACGACGTCGAAGAACAGCGGCAGGAACAGATCGCTGAACCCGACATGGACCGGCGCGATACTGCTGGCGCTCGAGGACGGCTTCCGCCTGCACCGTCTGATCGATCCGGAGACCACGCCGGCCGACAGTTTCCTGCGTGCCATCGGTGATCTGCAGAGAGCGATCGGAGTTTCATCAGGCGCTTCATCGGCCTGA
- a CDS encoding MFS transporter, whose translation MRLPFFYGWIIIAVTFVSMAIGVNARTSFSLFFPPIIDEFGWERGVTAGAFSFGFLVSAAVSPLIGRTMDRFGPRIVMELGVALMASGLLLAPLTTQPWHLYLTIGVLVGAGSVCLGYSGQSLFLPNWFNRRRGLAMGLAFAGVGIGSITLLPWVQHMIEQTGWRTACTAMGVLILVVLAPINLLLRKRPEDLGLRADGDAAPSASVAPVSNVVDPVWAGTDWTLKRAVRTARFWWIALGYFCGLYIWYAVQVHQTKFLLDIGFSPSVAVWALGAVSLLGIPGQILLGHLSDQVGREWIWTASCLGFAICFAALIALKSLPVLPLVYLMVLTQGVLGYGLTSIMGAVVVEIFQGRHYGSIFGTIMLAALAGGAAGPWVTGVLHDLSGSYTIAFAAGIAVSVLSAVAIWRASPRKIRAVAGQLHKAQASAT comes from the coding sequence ATGCGGCTGCCTTTCTTTTACGGTTGGATCATCATCGCCGTGACCTTCGTCTCGATGGCGATCGGCGTGAACGCACGCACGTCGTTTTCACTGTTCTTTCCGCCCATCATCGATGAATTCGGCTGGGAGCGCGGCGTCACCGCCGGCGCCTTTTCATTCGGCTTTCTGGTTTCCGCGGCGGTGAGCCCGCTGATCGGCCGTACCATGGATCGGTTCGGGCCGCGCATTGTGATGGAACTGGGCGTCGCGCTGATGGCGAGCGGACTGTTGCTGGCTCCGCTGACGACGCAACCCTGGCATTTGTATTTGACGATCGGCGTGCTGGTCGGCGCCGGCAGCGTCTGTCTCGGCTATTCCGGTCAATCGCTGTTTTTGCCGAACTGGTTCAACCGGAGGCGGGGCCTGGCGATGGGGCTCGCCTTCGCAGGCGTCGGCATCGGCTCGATCACGCTGCTGCCGTGGGTGCAGCACATGATCGAACAGACCGGCTGGCGAACCGCCTGCACGGCGATGGGCGTGTTGATTCTGGTGGTGCTGGCGCCGATCAATCTGCTGCTGCGAAAGCGTCCCGAGGACCTCGGATTGCGGGCGGACGGCGACGCGGCGCCTTCGGCATCGGTCGCGCCGGTATCCAATGTCGTCGATCCCGTGTGGGCGGGCACCGACTGGACCTTGAAGCGCGCCGTTCGCACCGCGCGCTTCTGGTGGATCGCGCTCGGCTATTTCTGCGGATTGTACATCTGGTACGCGGTGCAGGTGCACCAGACCAAATTCCTGCTCGATATCGGCTTCAGTCCGAGCGTGGCGGTATGGGCGCTGGGCGCGGTGAGCCTACTCGGCATTCCCGGCCAGATCCTGCTTGGGCATCTTTCCGACCAGGTGGGGCGCGAATGGATATGGACCGCGAGTTGCCTCGGCTTTGCGATCTGTTTCGCGGCGTTGATCGCCTTGAAATCTCTTCCTGTCCTGCCGCTGGTCTACCTCATGGTGTTGACACAGGGCGTGCTCGGCTACGGCCTGACCTCGATCATGGGGGCGGTGGTCGTGGAGATATTTCAGGGCAGGCATTACGGCAGTATTTTCGGCACCATCATGCTGGCGGCACTCGCCGGAGGCGCCGCGGGTCCCTGGGTCACCGGTGTTCTGCACGATCTTTCAGGCAGTTATACCATTGCCTTCGCAGCAGGGATCGCGGTCAGCGTGCTGTCAGCGGTCGCGATCTGGCGGGCGTCGCCTCGCAAGATTCGCGCCGTGGCCGGGCAATTGCACAAGGCACAAGCCAGCGCCACTTGA
- a CDS encoding OpgC domain-containing protein — MNINANLAANDHDIRLNLFLGIANWSLFLDHIPNDVLNLITARNYGFSGAADLFIFISGYTAAMVYAKIILERGFLVGATRIFKRVWQLYAAYIVLFTIYIVTIGYVAAQYAAPDIINEFNVAGLIDHPIRILAHGLLLQSRPLNLDVLQLYTLLMAFLAPVLWLMMRKPDLMMVGSLALYFAARYFEWNFASFPDGDWYFNPFCWQLLFVLGAWLALSGTQRFGRLIDSPALFYAGIAYLLFALAMTMAGRFPAFGQMFPTWLLDAFNPNDKVNLAPYRVLHFVVVVFVVTRFVCKDATALKWPIFNPLVKCGEQSLPVFCVGVFLSFIGHFALTLSSGSVLAQILVGVSGIAIMTFVAYYISWSKQQDVWKTLARV, encoded by the coding sequence ATGAACATCAACGCAAATCTTGCGGCCAACGACCACGACATCCGCCTCAATTTGTTTCTGGGAATCGCGAACTGGTCGCTCTTTCTCGATCACATCCCCAACGACGTGCTGAACCTGATCACGGCCAGAAACTACGGGTTCAGCGGCGCGGCGGATCTGTTCATCTTCATTTCGGGCTATACGGCTGCGATGGTCTACGCAAAGATCATCCTGGAACGCGGCTTCCTTGTCGGCGCCACCCGGATATTCAAGCGCGTGTGGCAACTCTACGCCGCCTACATCGTCTTGTTTACGATCTACATCGTCACCATCGGGTATGTCGCGGCCCAATATGCCGCTCCCGACATCATCAATGAGTTCAACGTGGCCGGCCTGATCGATCATCCGATCCGGATCCTCGCGCACGGGCTGCTGCTGCAATCGAGGCCGCTCAACCTCGATGTGCTGCAGCTCTATACATTGCTGATGGCTTTTCTTGCGCCGGTATTGTGGCTGATGATGCGCAAGCCTGACCTGATGATGGTCGGTTCGCTCGCGCTTTATTTCGCCGCCCGTTATTTCGAGTGGAATTTTGCCTCGTTTCCGGATGGCGACTGGTATTTCAACCCGTTCTGCTGGCAGCTGCTGTTCGTGCTCGGCGCGTGGCTCGCACTCAGCGGCACACAGCGCTTTGGCCGGCTGATCGATTCACCGGCCCTGTTCTATGCCGGAATTGCCTATCTGCTGTTTGCGCTCGCCATGACCATGGCTGGCCGCTTCCCGGCTTTCGGACAGATGTTCCCGACATGGCTGCTCGACGCCTTCAACCCGAACGACAAGGTCAATCTCGCGCCGTATCGCGTGTTGCATTTCGTCGTCGTCGTGTTTGTCGTCACGCGATTTGTCTGCAAGGACGCAACTGCGTTGAAATGGCCGATCTTCAATCCGCTCGTCAAATGCGGCGAACAATCGCTGCCGGTGTTTTGCGTCGGCGTGTTCCTGTCCTTCATCGGACATTTCGCGCTGACGCTGAGTTCAGGTTCGGTGCTGGCGCAGATCCTGGTGGGCGTCAGCGGCATCGCGATCATGACCTTCGTCGCCTACTACATCTCCTGGTCCAAGCAACAGGACGTCTGGAAAACGCTTGCGCGTGTCTGA